Below is a window of Hydrogenimonas sp. SS33 DNA.
CGGTTTCGGTGTCGTCGTCGACCCAGAGAATATGGCCGTATTCGTGGCCGATGGTGGTGATTTCGTAGACTTTGTGCCAAAGCTCCGGTCGCTCGAACATGACATCGCGCTGGCGGCGCACGAAATCGTCCCCCAGAATTTCGCGGCTGAGGCGCATGACGGGGCGGGCCTTCTTGCTTTCGAGCACATTGTCGGCGAAGGCGAAGATCTTCTTGCCCAGCGCTTTGCTCACCTCCGTGTCGTTGGGGACCACCTGGGCCGAAAAGAGCCCCTGGAACTCCGCCCCGTAGAAGAGGGCGGGAATGCCGATGTAGAGCTGGGTTTGGCGCACCTGCCGCGCCGATTCGCGCTGAAGGGCCGGTGCCGTTTCGCCGAATCCTTCGGCCAGAGAGGCACTCATCGCCTCGATTCGCTCCGGAATACGGGTCTTTTGCATCAGTTTCGGCGACGCCAGGCGCACGTCCCACTCCAGCGCCACCGCTTTGCGGTAGTGGTCTTCGTAATACTCCAGCGGGTGGCCGATCTGGATGGGGGTCGTCACCGCCATCCACCGGCGGTCCACTTCGGCCCACTTCTTGATGAGCCCTTCGACCTCCATATGGCCGAAGGCGTCGATGAGGGCCTTGAGGTAGGCAAGCCACGCCTCCTTCTGGCCGAAGACTTCGTCCTCCATACCCGCCAGCAGGTCGTGCATATTCTGGAGCTTGTTCAAAACCTCCTGGACCTCCATGCGGAAGGCTTTGGCGTAAGCAACGCTCTTGAAGCCCTTTTTCGTCTTCTTGAGCACCGAATAGCACCGGTCCCCGACGCACCCCTCTTCCCGCAGGTCGAGGAGGTTTTCGCTCTCCAGCATTTCGTAGATCTTCTCCTCGTCGCCGTTGAAGAGTTCAAAAAGCTCCCGGTTGACGCCGTGGATGATGTGGGCGGTCCAGGCGCTCTGCCAGTTGCTCATCGCCTCGCCGACCCTGTGGGCCTCTTTGAGAATCTCCCGGTAGAAGGGGGTCAGCAGCGCCTCATCCTCGATCCAGTCCAGAAGCTCCAGGTGGCGCTTGAGGTAGAAGTCGGCGACCATCTTGTAGGCGGTCTCCTTCGCCTCGATGACCGCTTCCTTGTCGAACCCCTCCTTCTCCAGCACCTGGGTCAGGGCGTCGTCGCGCAGGCCGATGAGCCTCGTCAGAGCTGCCATGCGCGTTTCGGGTGTTTCGGGCAGCCCGAGGCGCCGCAGAAAATCGCCGACCCACGCCTCCGCCTCGGCATGCCCCCCTCCAAGCAGCTCGTAGTAGCTGCCCAGCGCCTTCTGGCGCCGCAGGATCTCGTCGTAGATGGTCTGGAGGTCTTCCATGAAAATTTCATAATAAGGATTGGTTTCGTTCGTCATAAAGGTCCCTTTGTTTTGGTCACTGGTCACTTGTCATTGGGATAAAAATCATACCATTCGTATTCTCCCACCGCCGCGAAGCGGCGCCCCAATAACCAATAACTAATGACCAATGACTAAAGTTCTTCCCAACATCTCGATAATCGGCTTCGCCAATCTCAATGCCTTGCTGCGGTGTGAGAGCCGCTTTTTCACTTCCGGCGCCAGCTCTCCCAGGGTCTGGTCGAACCCTTCGGGGATGAAGATGGGGTCGTAGCCGAATCCCCCCTCGCCGCGGGGCGTGTCGATTACTTTGCCGTGCATCCAGCCGTGCATCACATACGCCGCGCCGGGGGCGACGACGGCGATGGCGGCGGTGTAGTAGGCGGGAGCTGACGAAAGCCCCTTCTCTTTCAGCTTTTGAACCAGCTTCTGCAGGTTCTCCCTATCGCTCGCCCCTTCGCCCGCGTATCTTGCGCTGTAGATGCCCGGCTCATTTCCCAAAGCCGGCACCGTGATGCCGCTGTCGTCGCTGACGACGATGACATCGTCGCGCTTCAGGGTGTCGAAGATGGCCCGGGCTTTGATGAGGGCGTTTTGGGCAAAGGTGTCGCCGTTCTCTTCGATCTCCATGGGTCCCAGGAGGTCGGCGAAGGGGAGGACCTCCTCTCCTTCAAATAGCGTTCGGATCTCCCGTACTTTACCCTTGTTTGAAGTGGCGAGAATAATTTGCATTGTTGTTCAACCTTTTTTATCAAAAGAGCTATAATATCGCGAAAATTTTACCATAAGGATACTCTATGAAAGAGATCTTCCGTAAGGTCCTTCCGCTCAGCCTCATCGTGGCTCTGCGCTTTTTCGGACTTTTCATCGTACTCTCGGTCCTTTCGCAGTATGCCCTGGGCCTGCCGGGCGGTACCGCCTTCCTGGCCGGTGTGGCCGTGGGCGGCTACGCCCTGACCCAGGCGGTGCTTCAGGTGCCCTTCGGTGTCCTCAGCGACCGGATCGGCCGAAAGAAGACGCTGCTCATCGGCCTTCTCATCTTCGCCGCCGGTTCCGTGGTGGCGGCGGTCGCCGACAATATCTGGGTGCTGCTGCTGGGGCGCTTCCTGCAGGGTGCCGGCGCCATCGGTTCGGTCGTCACGGCGATGATCGCCGACCAGGTGCGCGAAGACGAACGGGCCCACGCCATGGCGGTCATGGGGATGACCATCGCCATGAGCTTTGCCGCGGCCATGATCATCGGCCCCATCGTCGGCGGCCTCTGGAGCGTCAAGGCCCTCTTCTGGCTCACCGCCGCCCTGGCGATCGCCGCCCTGGCCATCCTCTTCACCGCCGTGCCGGAGCCGCCGAAGATCGTCCACAGCTACAGCGAGGAGGAGGCGAAGATCAAACATGTCTTCAAGGACAAAGACCTGGTGCGCATGTATATCACCTTCCTCTTCCACAGCTCCACGATGGCTATCGCCTTCTTCCTCATCCCCATCGTCATGAAGCAGAAGTTCGGCATGGGCCCCGAGCACTACTGGAAGGTCTACCTGCCGGCGGTCTTCTTCGGGATCATCGCCATGGGGCCGGCAGCGGTTTTCGGGGAGAAGTACGGCAAGGGCAAAGAGGTCTTCCTGGTCTCCATCGCCTTCGTCGCCGCCAGTTTCGCCCTGATGGGCTGGAGCGACTCGGTATTCTGGTTCGGCGTCGGGGCGACCCTCTTCTTCATCGGCTTCAACATGTTCGAGCCGCTGCTGCAGAGCTTCGTCAGCAAATTCGCCAAGGTCCACCAGAAGGGCGCGGCCCTGGGTGTGGCCAACACCTTCGCCTATGTGGGTATCTTCCTGGGTGGCGCCATCGGCGGTTGGCTCTACCAGCGCTACGGCGCCGGCGGCGTCGCCGTGCTGGTTTTGGTCGTCTGCATCTTCTGGGCCTGGTGGATCGCCTCCATGCGCAGCCCCGGCGTGCGGGAGAACCTCTTCCTCCCCTATGCCGAGTATGACAAGAGTAAGATCGATTCTCTCAAAATGGTCAACGGCGTGACCGACTTCTACCTCAACGAAACCGAAGAGATCATCGTCGTGAAGTTCGACAACGAGATCGTCACCGCCGAAGTGATCGAAACGATGCTCAAAAAATAGCGCTTCTCTCTTTCTCTCATGGCGACCCGTGCTTACGCTCTTTTTTCACCTGATACATGGCATGGTCCGCATGGCGGACCAAGTCATCCAAAATTGATCCGTCTTCCGGGAACAGGGCATACCCGACACTGATGCCCGTTTGAAGCGTATAGCGGGGCGTATGTATCGGTTCTCCTATCGTCTTTTCGAGTTTGTGTACGATCTTGTCCGCATCCTGCCGGTTTGCGATGCGATCTGCCAGAACGACAAATTCATCTCCCGAAAAGCGGGCTACAAGATCTTCCCCTCGAACCGCGGAGGAGAGCCGTTTGGCGACGATCTTTAGTACTTCATCCCCGACGGTGTGGCCGTAAGTGTCGTTGATTGATTTGAAATCGTCAATATCGATGAAAAAGATTGCAAAAGGGAGTTTGGAGGCGGATGGATGTTTAATCAGTCGCTGGACGTTCCGAAAAAAGAGATCCCGATTGGCAAGACCCGTCAGAAAGTCATGGGTGGCCCGGTATTCAAATTCCCGTTTCTGATCCTTCGCCTGTGCCTCCGCTTGTAGGATTTTACGGAAATTCCGAAGATGGATTCTGCCCACTCTGGCGGAAAAGATGAGTGCCGCGGGAAGAAAAAGAGCGGCCAGAGTGTGGATGGTATCGTTGAATCGAAGAAATTCGATCATCAGCAGCAGGTTCATTGGAAGAGTGAATATGAGGAACAGGGAGGTCATCGGTCCTATGGACATGGTGGAACCGTAGGTAAGGCTGAGAATGAAGGTATAGATGAGAAGATGGGACTCCGCAGGAAGAAAGGGAATGAAAAGTGCCATGGCGGCCCAAAGCAGTGTCGCGACACCGAAACTGATCAGGTAGCAGCGATAGAGTCGCTCATGACGGTATTCCCATCATTCACGGGGCAGGGCCAGAAAGCGGTTGAGAATCCTATACCGCAGCAGCAGGTTCAGCAGATGCAGTCCGGCCCATGGATAGAGAATGGGGGAGGGGACCCATCCGTGACACAGAAACAGCGTAAAAACAAGAACCAGAACCTGGCCGCCGAAACTGCTTTTTACCGAATGCAGGACTTCGTATCGCAGCAGTCTCTCGATACGGCCGGACGGTTCGAGAAACATGGTTTCAGTGCAGGAGAAGAACTTTCACCTGTTCTCCCGCCTCTTTTTCGTTCTCCCCGACATCGAGCCACAAAAGCCCGGCGTCTCCGAGGAGGTTGGTCATGATGGCGCTGCTGCCGCTGCGTTTTCCGGCGAAGTCGCAGACGTATTCTCCGTTTTCGAGGCGCAGGTTGCAGGCGGCGAACTCCGTCTTGTTCTTCGTCTTTTTCCGGTAGTTTTCCAGCAGGCGGGCGGAGACGACGGGCGGGGTGTACTCCCGCCCCTGGAGACGGTAGAGGATAGGCAGGGCGTAAAGAATGAAGGTGACGGTGGAGGAGTAGGCGAATCCGGGAAGGGCGACGATAAATTTGTTTTCTTTCTGCGCCACCATCACATGCTGGCCCGGTTTGATCAGAACCCCTTTGAAAACCACGTCGCACCCCAGTTCGTCCCGGACCACATCCTTGACGAAGTCGTAGTCGCCGACGCTGACGCCCCCGGTGGTGACGACGATGTCGGCGCTTCTGAGGGCCTCTTTCATGGCGAAGGTGATGGCGGCCCGGTCGTCGTGGACTGTTCCCATCTGCACCGCTTCGCCGCCGTGGGCCTTGACCAGGGCTTCGAGGGTGTAGTTGTTGGAGCTGTAGATGCGCGCCGGATTGTCGCTGCACTCGCCCAGCTCCAGCACTTCGCTGCCGGTGGCGAGGATGGCCGCTTTGGGCTTTTGCACCACCGGGGGCGCAACGACGTTGAGGCTCGCCATCACGCCGATTTCTGCGAATCCCACCGTCGTGCCCCGCCCGATGAGCACTTCGCCCTCTTTGAAATTTTCCCCCACGGGGCGCACCGAAAAGCCGACGGGGACCGGCTCGTCGATACGGACGCGGTTGCCCTCGGCGGTGACGTTTTCGATGGGAATGAGGGTGTCGGCCCCTTCGGGCATCAGGGAGCCGGTGAAGGTTTTGATGGCGGTGCCCGGCACGACCCGCAGCCCTTCGGTGTCCCTGCCCGCCGGATTGGTCTCGATGATCTCAAGCTCCCCAAGCTTCTGCTCCTCGCCGATGATGGCGTAGCCGTCCATGGCGGCGGTGGGATAGGCGGGGGAGTTCTCCCGCGCCACGATGTCTTCGGCCAGCACGCGGCCCAGGGCATCGGTCAGATAGACCTTTTCCAGGCCCACCGCTTCGATCTCCAGCGCCTTCATGCGCGCCATGGACTCTTCAAAACTCAACATTTCATCCCTTTCTCGTTCGTCGTTTTACATTTGTTGTTAACTGACGTTACGCAAAAGGCGTAACGTTCTCTCGAAATCTGCGATTTCGTAGCTTTAGGGGGAGACCATAAAATCTTTTGGGACGGCCAGTCCCCGCCAAAGCTTGGGCTTTGCTCAAGCTTTGCGTAACATCAGTTGTTAAAACGGAGCTTGCGCTCCTTTTGAAATCGTTTCCCGATTGCCGCTTCCCGTTTCACTTTCCAGCCAATATCCCGCTTCCTTCCATCGGTGTCGAGCGGTCGGCGGCGTAGATGCGTCGGCCCTCTACGACGTCGTATTTCCAGATGGGGGCGTTGGCTTTGAAGTCTTCGACGAAGGCGTCGAGCATCTCCAGGGCGATGCGGCGTTTGGGGCTGAAGATGGCGCAGGCGAACGAGGAGGTGTGCACCGGCACGTCTCCCTGGCTGTGGGCCATCATCAGCAGGGCGCCGTGCTCCGCCAGCTTCGCTTTCCAGCCGTCGAACCACTTTTGAAGCACGGGGAGGTAGATGTCGAAACTGAGCGCCTCGATGCCCCCCTCTTCGCGGACGGTGCCGACAAAGTTGACCATGGCGCCGTAGTTTTCGTCGGTATGGGCCCCGTACCATTCGCTCAGAAGTTCCGCCACGGGAATGGGCCCCTCGTAGATCTTCAGCATCGCTTCACCCTCCGCAGACCGGCGGCAGCAGGGAGATGCGGTCACCCTCCTTCAGGGAGAGGTTCAGGTCGGTCACCATTTCGTCGTTGACCGCCACGGCGCACTGCTGTAGCCACTTTTTCAGCTCCGCATCTTCGCCCAGGAGTTTCGCCACGTCGGCCAGCGTCTGGGCGTCTACCTCCATCGGCGGCTTGCCGATGGGGCCAAGAAATTCCACTTTTACTTTGGACATTTTTTACCTTCACTCTTGTTTTTGGGGATTATAGCATTTTGACAATTAGGCATTAGGCATTAGGCATTAGGCATTGGGTAGTGGGTAGTGGGTAGTGTTGATAATGATTCCTAAAAAGTTTTGGCGTTGGGTATAATGGGCCCATGATTTTCGGAAAGATCGAGTACCTCAACCTGCTTCCTTTTCATATTTTTCTCAAGAAGGAACTTCGCTCCAGTGCCGAGAAGATGGCGTGGCTCAAGCGCGGCTCCGTCCCTTCCGAGATCAACCGCGCTTTCCATGCCCGCCGTGTCGACGCCGCCGTCATCTCCAGCATCCGCAGCCGCGGGTGCCGCTGCGTCGATTTCGGTATCGTCGCCGACGGGGAGGTGCAGAGCGTGCTTCTGCTGCCGGGTGCGATGCATGAAGACAGCGCTTCGGAGACTTCCAACGCCCTCGCCCGGGTGCTGGGACTTCGGGGGAAAGTGATCATCGGGGACAGGGCGCTGCAGCACCATCTGCGCCATCCCGAAGGGGCCATCGACCTGGCCCGGGCGTGGAAGGAGCGGGAGGGGCTCCCTTTCGTCTTCGCCCGACTCTGCGCCCATCCCGCCCACCTGGCCCGCATCGAAAAACTGAGCCGCCGCTTCTTCGCCCATCCCCCCAGGGTTCCCTACCGCGTTTTGAAAAAAGAGGCGCACCGTCACGGTCTGAGCGTCCGGGAGCTCCGGGAGTATCTGAAAAAGATCCATTACCGTATCGGCTGGAGGGAGAAGAAGGCCCTGAAAAGGTTTTTTTCGACCGCGAAAGGTGTGTTATAATCGTTCAATGTGCATAAGAGACGGAATTTTATTATCGTTTTTTCTCCTTCTCCTTCCGCTTGCGGCGTGGGCGGAGGAGCCTATCAAGCCCATTCCCCTGCACGTCCCCTACGACCATGAAAAGGCGGAGCTCGGCAAAGCGCTCTTTGCCGACCCCAACCTCTCCGCCGACGGTACCGTAAGCTGCGCCAGCTGCCACTCCTTCGACCACGGCGGGGCCGACCCCCGCCCCGTTTCGGTCGGGGTGCACGGCCGAAAGGGGAGCGCCAACGCCCCCACCGTCTATAACGCCTATTTCAACTTCCGCCAGTTCTGGAACGGGCGGGCCAGGGACCTGAAGGACCAGGCCAACGGCCCGCTGCACAACCCCCTCGAGATGGCGATGGTTCCCCGCAGAATCGAAAAGTACCTGGCGCAAAACGGTTATTACCGAAGCGCCTTCAGAAAAGTCTACGGCCGCACGCCCCGCTACGACGACATGCTCGACGCCGTCGCCGAATTCGAAAAGGCGCTCTACACCCCCAACTGCAAATTCGACAGATACCTCAGAAAAGAGGTGAAGCTCTCCGACGAGGAGGCGAAAGGGTACAGCTATTTCAAGACGCTGGGGTGCATCACCTGCCACAACGGCATCAACATCGGCGGCAACAGTTACCAGAAGCTGGGCCTCATCATTCCCTACGCCTGGAGCGAAACCTTCCCCGACCTCTATCAGGTGACCCATAACCCTTTCGACAAGAATGTCTACAAAGTACCGACACTGCGCAACATCGACCTGACGGCCCCCTATTTCCACGACGGCAGTGCGGCGACCCTTCAGGAGACGTTGCGGAAAATGGCCTACCACAATCTCGGTTTCGACCTGAACAGGGAGGAAGAGAGGGCGCTGATCGCCTTCATGAAGACCCTGACCGGTGAAAAACCGGCCATACTGAAAGGGGAGTGAGATGGCCGGGCGCTCCTACCTCAAAGTGGTGGCGGCGCTCGTCGCTGCGGCCCTTGGTATCGGGCTGCTGCTCTTTCAGCAGAAGGAGCTCAGCCACCGTTTCCGGGCCATCCAGCGCATCAACGCAACCCTGGACAACCTCTACGCCGAGACGATTGCTCTGCAGGAGTCGGTGCTGGCCGCCAACTACTACCTCTACTACGATTACGACCCCGTCTACAAAACGATGAAAAAGGTCCAAGAGGAGATCGGCACCCTATTGGAGGACCCCCACCTTCAGAAAAACCCCCGCCACGCCGTGAGCGTGACGGAGCTCAAAAAGCTCAAGCGGCGCTTCGACAACCTCTCGGCAACCGTCAACCGGTTCCTGACCCTCAATTCCGCCATCAAGAACAGCGCCATCTACCTCCCCACGCTCTCGCTGAAAGCCTATGAGAATTTCGACCTCAACGATCCGTCGGAGCGCCGGGCCGTCATGCTCCTCTCCAGACTCAACGCGTCGCTCTTTCTGGCGAAGAATGCCCTGGACGAGAGTTTTTTGAAAAGCCTTCGGGCCGGCGAAAAGGGGCTCGAAGAGATGGCGCGGCAGATAAAAGTGCCGTCCAAACGGCGGATTCTGACGACCTCTGTGCACCACCTGGATATCTTCATCCGCCTCTTCCCCCGCTTTCACAGGGCCCTCTCCGAGATTCTCGACCCCGTGACGAAAAAGGAGATCATACAGATACGCCGGCGTTTCGGCCGGGAGTCCTCCCGGGAGTTGAATGAGGTCAACCGCTGGAGCCAGGGGCTGCTCGTGCTCTATCTTCTCTCCCTGGGGGTCGTGCTCTATTTCGTCTATCTGGCGGAGCGTGAGGCGGCGATGCTGCGCAGAGCGCAGGAGGAACTTTTGACAATGTACCGCACGGATCCCCTGACAGGCCTTGGCAACCGTGAAGCCTACCGGCTGGCAAAACGGCAGATGCGGCATCCGGTGCTGCTGCTGATCAATATCGACGGGTTCAATCATATCAACGAATTTTACGGCACCGATGTGGGGGACAAGCTGCTTGTCGCCATCGCACGGAGGCTGCAGGAGGCGGTGCCGCCAAAAGCGGGGTTCCGCTGTTTCCGGATGGGCGGAGACGAATTCGGTCTACTGTTCGAGTACGAAAGCGACAGTGCGACGAGGGAGATGGCGGAGGCCATCATCCGGGCCATGGAGAGGGAGCGTTTCGAGATCGACGGTTTCAAGATCGACGTGGCCGTCTCCATCGGCGCCAGCAGCGATGCCGGAAGGCTTTTCGAAACGGCGGACATGGCCCTCAAAGCAGTCAAAAAAGCGGCGCGTCTGAGATACGCCCTCTTCGACCCCTCCTTCAACATCTCCTACAAAATCGCGGCCAACCTGGAGGCGCTGCAGCAACTCAAAGAGGCATTCGCCCGGGATGCCGTCGTCCCCTTCTTCCAGCCCATCGTCAACCTGGCGACGGGAGAGGTATACAAATACGAAGCGTTGGCGAGGCTCATCCGGGAGGATGGGGAGGTTCTGACCCCCTACCACTTCATCGAAGTGGCGAAGCAGGCCAAATACAGCGGCGTCCTGACGGGCCGCATCCTCCAAAAGACGCTGGAGGTTGCCCAAAAGGTCGATGCCCAGTTCAGCGTCAACGTATCTGCCGAAGATATCGCCGACGAGAGCGACCGCCGTATGATTTCCGAAATGCTGGAGAACAACCGGGCCTACGCCGACCGAATCGCCTTCGAGATTCTTGAGACGGAGGAGGTCGAAGATTACGAAAGCGTCGCCGCCTTCATCCGGGAGGTGCGCCGCTACGGCTGCCGCATCTCCATCGACGATTTCGGCAGCGGCTACTCCAACTACGAAAAACTGCTCCAGCTGGAGATCGACTATCTCAAGATCGACGGGTCGTTGATCCGGGATGTGGACCACAACGCCCATGCCCGGCTCGTCGTCAGGACCCTGGTGACATTCGCGAAAGAGGCTGGCATCGCCACGGTGGCGGAGTTTGTCCATTCGGAGATGGTCTGCCGGGCGGTCCGGTCCCTGGGGATCGACTTCGCCCAGGGGTACTGGCTGGGAGAGCCCAAGCCGGCCGATTTCTATTTCAGCGGCGACCGCCCCGGAATCGTGAGCGTCGACTGCGGCCTGCGCGAAGTGGCGGGAAAAGGGTGATCTCACGGGTGCCGCAGCGGGGAAAAACCGATCGCAAGGAGTGAAGCATGGAACTGGAACAGCGGTATGCCAAAGCGTGTCTGCAGATCCTTCGCCAGGATGATCTGACGCTGCCCGACAAGGTGGCGCAGGAGCTCGAAAAGCGCCCCTTCGCCTCCGAATTCATCGAGGACTCGGAAGGGACGCTCTACCTGAAAATCTACGGCCGGGAGCACTTCATGCTCACCCGCATCGTGCCGCTGCTGAAGAATATCGGCCTGACGGTGCACAGCGAGATCTCCTACACAATTCCCCGCGGCAAGGCGCAGGTCTATGTGAGCCGCTACCGTATCGGCAACGAAAACCTGGAGGAGATACGCCGGGCACAGGCGAACATTCTGGAGCTTCTTGGCCGGATGCTCTGCCGTCCCACGCTTCCCAACACGCCGCTGCTGCGCCTGACCCTGCTGGAGAACCTTTCGCCCCGGGAGCTGGAGCTGCTGGTGGCAATGATCGACTTCGAAAACCAGTTGATCCTCTCATTCAATATCGTGACGATCACCGATGTGCTGCTCAAACACCACGAAGTGACCAAAGCGCTGCTCGGCTACTTCTACGCCCGCTTCAACCCCTCCATGAAGCGGCGCAAACAGGCGGTCGCCGAGAAGCAGAAGCGGATAGAAGAGCTGCTGCGCCCCATCACCCACATCACCGAGGACCAGGTGATCCGCATCTTCTACGAAATCGTCAGAAACATGGTGCGGACCAACTACTTCCTGGAAAAAGAGACGATCGCCTTCAAGGTCTACACCGACGCCATCGAAGGGCGTCTGGAGGGGATCCAGCCCCGCATCGAAGCTTTCGTCCACCACCCTGACCTCAGCGGCGTCCACCTGCGGATGGGAAAGGTGAGCCGCGGCGGCATCCGCTGGAGCGACCGGTTCGAGGATTACCGGGTCGAGATCCGTTCCCTGATGCTGACCCAGGAGGGGAAGAACGCCATCATCGTCCCCAGCGGCGCCAAGGGGGGATTCGTCATCCGCCTTGCCAGGGAGGAGATCGACAAAGAGCGCTTCAAACATTTCTACGAACTCTACATCGACGCCCTGCTCGACCTGGTGGACAACCAGGTGGACGGCAAGACCCTGGTGGAGCCCCGGATCGTCCGCTACGACGATGACGACATCTACTTCGTCGTCGCCGCCGACAAGGGTACGGCCCATATGAGCGACACGGCCAACGCCATTGCCCTGAAACGGGGCTTCTGGCTCGGCGACGCCTTCGCCAGCGGCGGCAGCCACGGCTACAGCCACAAAGAGCTGGGCATCACCGCCAAGGGGGCAATGCGCTCCGTGGAGCGCCACTTCATCGAGAAGGGGGTCAACTTCTACGAAACGCCGGTGACCGTCGTGGGCATCGGTTCCATGAACGGCGACGTTTTCGGCAACGGCATGCTGCTGAGCCGCAAGTTCAAACTCGTCGCGGCCTTCAGCCACAGCGAAATCTTCATCGACCCCGACCCCGACCCCGAAACCTCCTACCGGGAGCGGGAACGCCTTTTCAGGGCGAGTCCCAAAGGGGGATGGAAATATTACGACAGGGAAAAGATCAGCGAGGGGGGCGGCGTCTTTATGCGGGACGAGAAGGAGATCGTCCTGACGCCCCGGATGCAGAAGATGTTCCGCACCTCCCGCAGCGCCATGAGCGGCGAGGAGCTTGTGCAGGCGGTTTTGAAGCTGGAGGCGGACCTCCTCTTCAACGGCGGCGTGGGTACCTACGTCAAGGCGAGCTGGGAAAGCAACCTGGATGTGGGGGACAAGGCCAACGAGAATGTCCGCGTCGACGCGGCGGAGCTGCGGGCGAAGGCGGTCTGTGAGGGCGGGAATCTAGGCTTCACCCTGCCGGCGCGCATCGAGTACGCCAAGACGGGAGGCTTCATCAACCTCGACGCCATCGACAACAGCGCCGGGGTCAACACCAGCGACTACGAAGTGAACCTGAAGATCACCCTGGGCTCTCTGGTGAGAAAAGGGCAGATGGACGAAGAGAGCCGGCTGGAAACGCTGAAGCACCAGGCGGAGATGGTGGTCAACCGGGTGCTTTGGACCAACTACCACCAGTCCCTGGCCATCTCCCTGGACTACCGCAGGAGCCGGACGGACCTGGTCCCCTTCCTCCAGGCGATCGCCCTGCTGGAGCGGGAGCTGCCGGTGTTCAGCCGCAAAGCCTTCCATATCCCCAAAGACGAAAAGATCGCGGAGGTCCTCGACGCCAAAGAGGGGCTGGTGCGGCCGGTTCTGGGGACGCTCCTCTCCTATGCCAAGATCTTCCTCAAGCGCCTGTTGCTGGAGAGCGATATTCTCGAAGACGCCTTCGCCCAGGAGTACCTGCTCAAATATTTCCCCAAAACCTTCGCCACCCTCTACGAAGACGAGATTCTCGCCCACCCCCTGCGGCGGGAGATCGCCGCGACGGTCATGGCCAACCGGGTCGTCAACAACGCCGGCGTCACCTTCGTCAGCGACTACGACGAACTGGGACGGGAGCGCTTTCTGTCGAAAATCAAAAGCTACCTTATCTGCAACCAGCTCTTCGGCTCCAACGACATCCGTTACGAAATCTTCCGTCACGACTACGCCATCCCCGCCGAAAAGCAGTATGCCCTTCTTTTCGAAATAGAGACGACCCTCGATTTCAGCGTCAGCTGGATGATCCGCCACCTCTCGGAAGACCAGATCCATGCCCCGACCCTGCTGCGCTACCGCACCGAGCTGGCGAAACTGATGGAGGAGACCCCCTCGAAACACATCACGCCGGTTCTGGGGGAGGAGACGCCCATCAACCGCTTCTTCCACCATCTGCCCTACATGAAGTTCACGGTGGCCGCCATCATCCTGCACGAGCGCAACCACCGCAGTTTCGAAGAGACGGCACGCCTGATGTACACCATCATCAAGAAACTCCATATCAACGAGATCATGGAGGCGCTGGAAGCGTAC
It encodes the following:
- a CDS encoding NAD-glutamate dehydrogenase domain-containing protein, encoding MELEQRYAKACLQILRQDDLTLPDKVAQELEKRPFASEFIEDSEGTLYLKIYGREHFMLTRIVPLLKNIGLTVHSEISYTIPRGKAQVYVSRYRIGNENLEEIRRAQANILELLGRMLCRPTLPNTPLLRLTLLENLSPRELELLVAMIDFENQLILSFNIVTITDVLLKHHEVTKALLGYFYARFNPSMKRRKQAVAEKQKRIEELLRPITHITEDQVIRIFYEIVRNMVRTNYFLEKETIAFKVYTDAIEGRLEGIQPRIEAFVHHPDLSGVHLRMGKVSRGGIRWSDRFEDYRVEIRSLMLTQEGKNAIIVPSGAKGGFVIRLAREEIDKERFKHFYELYIDALLDLVDNQVDGKTLVEPRIVRYDDDDIYFVVAADKGTAHMSDTANAIALKRGFWLGDAFASGGSHGYSHKELGITAKGAMRSVERHFIEKGVNFYETPVTVVGIGSMNGDVFGNGMLLSRKFKLVAAFSHSEIFIDPDPDPETSYRERERLFRASPKGGWKYYDREKISEGGGVFMRDEKEIVLTPRMQKMFRTSRSAMSGEELVQAVLKLEADLLFNGGVGTYVKASWESNLDVGDKANENVRVDAAELRAKAVCEGGNLGFTLPARIEYAKTGGFINLDAIDNSAGVNTSDYEVNLKITLGSLVRKGQMDEESRLETLKHQAEMVVNRVLWTNYHQSLAISLDYRRSRTDLVPFLQAIALLERELPVFSRKAFHIPKDEKIAEVLDAKEGLVRPVLGTLLSYAKIFLKRLLLESDILEDAFAQEYLLKYFPKTFATLYEDEILAHPLRREIAATVMANRVVNNAGVTFVSDYDELGRERFLSKIKSYLICNQLFGSNDIRYEIFRHDYAIPAEKQYALLFEIETTLDFSVSWMIRHLSEDQIHAPTLLRYRTELAKLMEETPSKHITPVLGEETPINRFFHHLPYMKFTVAAIILHERNHRSFEETARLMYTIIKKLHINEIMEALEAYRPKSKDEHTIRKQLKEFIEFAVTSLSEKVIRYQRKDETMEEALESYLHDCEERYRELQESFGRFMESPDPKRLEDIAILVNSLMQMTLENPI